In Salisediminibacterium beveridgei, one DNA window encodes the following:
- a CDS encoding amidohydrolase — protein sequence MKEIIQNAWIIRTGGVIKKIPFNGYVVIEHGKITGIHEGVPSPAQIAESDEVTNASGKWLMPGLVNTHGHLGSSLLRGHGDDLKLDTWLKTVMWPNEQKFDSKLVRTAAELAISEMIRSGTTTYLDMYHLSMPELAEMALKRGFRAVLCRGMIAFGSSEEQEAKLQESIDLSKHYHNQGEGRIRVMLSPHAPYTCPPSFYERTAELASEHGLMIHTHASETASETAKHFEEYGMRPVEHLYQLGVLHQDVLLAHAVHLNEAELDFLKETNTAVSHNPMSNLKLGSGIADIPSMQQKGIRIAIGTDSTASNNSLDLFEEMRFAAMIHKGMYQDPTVTKAEEILRMGTSEGANILGYQKTGDIREGFDADLILIDPDQPHLTPWTPERIHSHLIYAVKGSDVTDVWIQGKRQMNKKELLMIDEEKILYESNELVKYFE from the coding sequence GTGAAAGAAATTATTCAGAATGCATGGATCATCAGAACCGGTGGTGTTATTAAAAAAATTCCTTTTAACGGATATGTTGTCATTGAACATGGGAAGATAACAGGAATCCATGAAGGTGTTCCATCACCGGCGCAGATCGCAGAGAGTGATGAAGTGACAAATGCTTCCGGCAAATGGCTTATGCCTGGACTCGTGAATACTCATGGTCATCTTGGAAGCAGCCTGCTGAGAGGTCACGGAGATGATCTGAAGCTTGATACGTGGCTTAAGACCGTGATGTGGCCAAATGAACAGAAATTCGACTCAAAACTTGTCCGGACTGCAGCAGAATTAGCCATTTCTGAGATGATTCGATCAGGCACAACCACTTATCTTGATATGTATCACCTGTCCATGCCAGAGCTAGCTGAAATGGCACTCAAAAGAGGTTTTCGAGCAGTATTATGCAGGGGAATGATTGCATTCGGATCAAGTGAAGAACAGGAAGCCAAACTGCAGGAGTCGATCGACCTTTCGAAACACTATCATAATCAAGGGGAAGGGCGCATACGTGTTATGTTGTCTCCACACGCTCCTTACACATGCCCGCCTTCATTTTATGAACGCACAGCTGAACTGGCCTCTGAACATGGATTGATGATTCATACACACGCCTCAGAGACGGCTTCAGAGACTGCTAAGCATTTCGAAGAATATGGCATGCGGCCTGTAGAGCATTTATATCAGCTCGGGGTATTGCATCAGGATGTTTTATTGGCTCATGCAGTACACTTGAATGAGGCAGAATTGGATTTTCTCAAAGAGACAAATACAGCTGTTTCTCATAATCCGATGAGTAATTTAAAACTCGGTTCAGGCATTGCGGATATTCCATCAATGCAGCAAAAAGGTATTCGTATTGCAATTGGAACGGATTCCACCGCCAGTAATAATTCATTGGATCTTTTTGAAGAAATGCGGTTTGCCGCAATGATTCATAAAGGAATGTATCAAGATCCTACGGTGACAAAAGCCGAAGAGATCTTACGAATGGGAACAAGTGAGGGAGCAAATATACTCGGTTATCAGAAAACAGGTGATATTCGTGAGGGATTTGATGCAGATCTAATATTGATTGATCCTGATCAGCCCCATTTAACACCGTGGACGCCAGAGCGGATTCATTCACATCTGATTTACGCTGTGAAAGGTTCAGATGTGACGGATGTATGGATTCAAGGCAAGCGTCAGATGAATAAAAAAGAATTGTTAATGATTGATGAAGAGAAAATTCTTTATGAATCGAACGAATTGGTGAAATATTTCGAATGA